The Oscillospiraceae bacterium genome has a segment encoding these proteins:
- a CDS encoding ABC transporter ATP-binding protein: protein MPKIILQDYTKTLRGKTVLDHIDLTLESGGIYGLAGQNGCGKTMLLRAIAGLMTPTTGTATVGGTRVGNGVYAPHVGLVIENVFLYEYLSGRQNLQMLNDLSDHKISDGELDGWLTRFGLDPTDRRPMKKYSLGMCQKVSLIQALMNQPELVLLDEPTNALDDDSVQVLEEEILRMNREAGTTFVIASHDRASLEHLCTKILRMEAGHLA from the coding sequence ATGCCAAAAATCATATTGCAAGACTATACCAAGACTCTGCGGGGCAAAACCGTGCTGGACCACATAGACCTGACGCTGGAAAGCGGCGGTATTTACGGCCTGGCCGGGCAAAACGGCTGCGGCAAGACCATGCTGCTGCGGGCCATTGCCGGGCTGATGACCCCCACCACCGGCACAGCCACCGTAGGCGGCACCCGGGTGGGCAACGGGGTCTATGCGCCCCATGTAGGGCTGGTGATCGAGAATGTATTTCTCTACGAATACCTAAGCGGCCGCCAAAACCTGCAAATGCTCAACGACCTGTCCGATCACAAGATCAGTGACGGCGAACTGGACGGCTGGCTCACCCGCTTTGGGCTGGATCCCACGGATCGGCGTCCTATGAAAAAATATTCGCTGGGTATGTGCCAAAAGGTCAGCTTGATCCAGGCGCTGATGAACCAACCGGAATTGGTGCTGCTGGACGAACCCACCAACGCGCTGGACGATGACAGCGTACAGGTGCTGGAAGAAGAAATTCTTCGTATGAACCGGGAGGCAGGCACCACCTTTGTGATCGCCAGCCACGACCGAGCCAGTCTGGAGCACCTATGCACCAAAATACTGCGAATGGAGGCGGGGCACCTTGCGTAA
- the aroE gene encoding shikimate dehydrogenase has protein sequence MTHYALIGHPLGHSLSPQIHRALLAAAHLEGDYRLLDIAPEDLANRLPELQTLRGFNVTIPHKQAVLSAMAELDEKAALFGAVNTVAVRDGKFYGYNTDCYGFLRSLSAAGIPLAGRVLVLGTGGVARMFAFEAVLAGAAVTLAARTPSKGCALAAEIAEKCGRAVTVTDFNSVTGDWDLIVNGTPVGMFPKVDACPLEPGVLAHTAAVFDAIYNPMETRLLRLARQNGAKVVNGLPMLVWQAAVAQEIWNDVTYTPAQVQRVIEQMEELL, from the coding sequence ATGACGCACTATGCACTGATCGGTCACCCGCTGGGTCATTCTCTCTCTCCCCAAATTCACCGGGCGCTGCTGGCTGCCGCCCACCTGGAGGGGGACTACCGGTTGTTGGATATTGCACCGGAGGATCTGGCGAACCGGCTGCCGGAACTGCAAACGCTGCGTGGATTTAATGTTACCATTCCCCACAAGCAAGCAGTGCTGTCGGCTATGGCAGAACTGGACGAAAAGGCGGCGCTCTTTGGGGCGGTGAATACGGTGGCGGTGCGGGACGGCAAATTCTACGGCTACAATACGGACTGCTACGGCTTTTTGCGCTCTCTGTCCGCAGCGGGCATTCCGCTGGCCGGACGCGTGCTGGTACTGGGCACCGGCGGCGTGGCTCGTATGTTTGCCTTTGAGGCGGTGCTGGCAGGTGCGGCGGTGACCCTGGCTGCCCGCACACCGTCGAAAGGTTGTGCCTTGGCGGCGGAAATTGCCGAAAAATGCGGCCGCGCGGTGACGGTGACGGATTTCAACAGCGTGACCGGTGACTGGGATCTGATCGTTAACGGCACTCCGGTGGGGATGTTCCCTAAGGTGGACGCTTGCCCGCTGGAGCCGGGTGTGCTGGCCCACACGGCTGCGGTATTTGACGCCATTTATAATCCAATGGAAACCCGGCTGCTGCGCCTGGCTCGGCAAAACGGCGCCAAGGTGGTGAACGGTCTGCCCATGCTGGTGTGGCAGGCAGCGGTAGCCCAGGAGATTTGGAATGATGTGACCTATACCCCTGCCCAGGTGCAGCGGGTGATCGAGCAAATGGAGGAACTGCTGTAA
- the typA gene encoding translational GTPase TypA, whose protein sequence is MSTRKDIKNIAIIAHVDHGKTTLVDEMLRQSGTFRQNEVVEERVMDSNDLERERGITIMSKNTSIHYNNTKINIVDTPGHADFGGEVERILTMVDGVLLLVDAFEGCMPQTRFVLKKALGLHKTPLVVVNKIDRDGARPAEVVDEVLDLFIELGADDDQIDFPVIYASAKDGYAGTEPEVRSGDMRPLLDAILKYIPSPQGDPEGPTQVLFSSLEYDDYVGRIGVGRVERGSVKVNAPYVLCRRDDTRENIRVTKLYQFEGLKRVPVEEAVMGDLICVAGIADLNIGETLCAPECVEPLPFVKIDEPTISMNFMVNDSPFAGREGKYVTSRNLRDRLFKEVETNVSMRVEETDSMDTFKVSGRGELHLSILIETMRRENYEFAVSRPQVILKKDPQTGKTLEPMELAIIEVPEAYVGAVMEKLCSRKGEIENMDTRSTGMTHLEIKIPARGLIGYRSEFLTDTNGNGIMNQLFGGYEPYKGEIATRTHGSIVVHETGTTSGYGLWNTQDRGRLFVGPGVEVYEGMIVGECAKDEDIVCNVCKKKHVTNTRASGSDEALKLVPPTTLSLEQSMEFLADDELLEVTPKSIRLRKMILDKSLRLKAESRKK, encoded by the coding sequence TTGAGTACAAGAAAAGATATAAAAAACATTGCAATCATTGCCCATGTTGACCACGGCAAAACCACTCTGGTGGACGAAATGCTGCGCCAAAGCGGCACTTTCCGCCAAAATGAAGTGGTGGAAGAGCGGGTCATGGACAGCAACGACCTGGAGCGTGAGCGGGGCATTACCATTATGTCCAAGAACACCTCCATTCACTATAACAACACCAAGATCAACATTGTAGACACGCCCGGCCATGCGGACTTTGGCGGCGAGGTAGAGCGTATTCTCACCATGGTAGACGGCGTTCTGCTGCTGGTGGACGCTTTTGAGGGCTGTATGCCCCAGACCCGCTTTGTGCTGAAAAAGGCGCTGGGTCTGCACAAGACGCCGCTGGTGGTGGTCAACAAGATTGACCGGGACGGCGCCCGCCCTGCTGAGGTGGTAGACGAGGTACTGGACCTGTTTATTGAGCTGGGCGCAGACGATGACCAAATCGACTTCCCGGTGATCTACGCCTCCGCCAAGGACGGCTACGCCGGCACAGAGCCGGAGGTGCGCAGCGGCGATATGCGTCCGCTGCTGGACGCCATCTTAAAGTACATTCCTTCTCCCCAGGGCGACCCGGAGGGTCCCACCCAGGTACTGTTCTCCTCTTTGGAGTATGACGACTATGTGGGCCGTATCGGCGTGGGCCGTGTGGAGCGAGGCAGCGTAAAAGTCAACGCGCCCTATGTGCTGTGCCGCCGGGATGATACCCGGGAAAATATCCGGGTCACCAAGCTGTACCAATTTGAGGGGCTGAAGCGGGTGCCGGTAGAGGAAGCGGTCATGGGCGACCTGATTTGCGTGGCCGGTATTGCGGACCTGAACATCGGCGAGACCTTGTGCGCCCCGGAGTGCGTGGAGCCGCTGCCCTTTGTAAAGATTGATGAGCCCACCATCAGCATGAACTTTATGGTCAACGATTCTCCCTTTGCCGGGCGTGAGGGCAAGTATGTCACCTCCCGCAACCTGCGGGACCGCCTGTTTAAGGAAGTGGAGACCAACGTGTCCATGCGGGTGGAAGAAACGGACAGTATGGACACCTTTAAGGTATCCGGCCGAGGTGAGCTGCACCTGTCCATTCTCATTGAGACCATGCGGCGAGAGAACTATGAATTCGCCGTCAGCCGTCCCCAGGTCATTCTGAAAAAGGATCCCCAGACCGGCAAGACCCTGGAGCCTATGGAACTGGCCATCATTGAAGTGCCGGAGGCCTATGTAGGCGCCGTGATGGAGAAGCTGTGCTCCCGCAAAGGCGAGATTGAGAACATGGACACCCGCTCCACCGGCATGACCCACCTGGAGATCAAGATCCCCGCCCGCGGGCTGATCGGCTACCGCAGCGAGTTCTTGACGGACACCAACGGCAACGGCATTATGAACCAGCTGTTTGGCGGGTATGAACCCTACAAGGGTGAGATTGCCACCCGCACCCACGGCTCCATCGTGGTGCACGAGACCGGCACCACCAGCGGCTACGGCCTGTGGAACACCCAGGACCGAGGGCGGCTGTTCGTTGGTCCCGGTGTAGAGGTGTACGAGGGCATGATCGTGGGCGAATGCGCCAAGGACGAGGACATTGTGTGCAATGTGTGCAAGAAGAAGCATGTAACCAACACCCGAGCCAGCGGCTCCGACGAGGCGCTGAAACTGGTGCCCCCCACCACGCTGTCTCTGGAACAGAGCATGGAATTCCTGGCAGACGATGAGCTGCTGGAAGTGACCCCCAAGAGCATTCGTCTGCGCAAGATGATCTTGGACAAATCCCTGCGACTGAAAGCGGAAAGCCGCAAAAAATAA
- the hemW gene encoding radical SAM family heme chaperone HemW, protein MAAGLYIHIPFCFSKCPYCDFYSTKYTPTAADAFAEKLGGQMQDYTGSFDTVYFGGGTPSILEPQVLTGILQAVRDHFAIDPAAEITVECNPSKDLTGDMEQYAAAGINRVSIGMQSAVDRERFALGRRAGSGEVARTVAAAKAAGITNISLDVMLGTPKQTPDSLEETFAFIARMQVTHISAYLLKIEPGTPFDRLQAKLALPEEDTVCQMYLQTVERLGQLGFAQYEISNFARPGYESRHNLKYWLLEPYLGLGPSAHSLWNGRRFYFDRDWIWQDEGPGGDREEQILLGLRLNRGIPENWLTRDPAPYIAGGFMRRANGRIALTPRGMLVSNTILAELLD, encoded by the coding sequence ATGGCCGCAGGTCTTTATATTCATATTCCTTTTTGTTTTTCCAAGTGCCCGTACTGCGATTTTTACAGCACCAAGTACACCCCGACAGCCGCCGACGCTTTTGCCGAGAAGCTGGGAGGGCAAATGCAAGACTATACCGGCAGTTTTGACACCGTGTACTTTGGCGGCGGCACCCCCTCCATCCTGGAGCCACAGGTGCTCACCGGCATTTTGCAGGCGGTGCGGGATCACTTTGCCATTGACCCGGCGGCGGAGATCACCGTCGAGTGCAACCCCTCCAAGGACCTGACCGGGGATATGGAGCAGTACGCAGCGGCGGGGATCAACCGGGTGAGCATCGGTATGCAAAGCGCCGTGGATCGGGAACGGTTCGCCCTGGGTCGCCGTGCCGGCAGCGGGGAAGTGGCCCGCACCGTAGCGGCAGCCAAGGCGGCAGGCATTACCAATATTAGCCTGGATGTGATGCTGGGCACCCCCAAACAGACCCCGGACAGCCTGGAGGAAACCTTTGCCTTTATTGCGCGTATGCAGGTGACCCACATCAGCGCCTATCTGCTGAAGATCGAACCGGGTACCCCCTTTGACCGCCTGCAAGCCAAGCTGGCGCTGCCGGAGGAGGACACCGTGTGCCAAATGTACCTGCAAACGGTGGAGCGGCTGGGACAACTGGGCTTTGCCCAGTACGAGATCAGCAACTTTGCCCGCCCGGGGTACGAGAGCCGCCACAACTTGAAATACTGGCTGCTGGAGCCGTACTTGGGACTGGGACCCAGCGCCCACTCCCTGTGGAACGGTAGGCGCTTTTACTTTGACCGGGACTGGATCTGGCAGGACGAAGGCCCCGGCGGCGACCGAGAGGAGCAAATTCTCTTAGGCTTGCGACTGAACCGGGGCATACCGGAGAACTGGCTCACCCGCGATCCGGCGCCGTACATTGCCGGGGGATTTATGCGCCGCGCCAATGGTCGCATTGCCCTAACCCCCCGGGGTATGTTGGTATCCAACACCATTTTGGCAGAATTACTGGACTAA
- a CDS encoding shikimate kinase, giving the protein MNIVLCGFMGSGKTVVGKELAKIMGRRFVDTDQMVEARSGVSIPAIFQVHGEDYFRELERAACAEAAEIPNCVISTGGGALTFDENVRTLRTTGKIVLLDASFDVICQRVGNGANRPLFRDPVQAKALYDARQAKYRAAADYAVDGDASARKTALTIADLFR; this is encoded by the coding sequence ATGAATATTGTGCTTTGCGGCTTTATGGGCAGCGGCAAGACTGTGGTGGGCAAAGAGCTGGCCAAAATTATGGGTCGCCGGTTTGTGGATACGGATCAGATGGTGGAGGCCCGCAGCGGCGTGTCTATTCCGGCTATTTTTCAGGTGCACGGGGAAGACTATTTTCGAGAGCTGGAGCGTGCAGCCTGCGCAGAGGCGGCAGAGATTCCCAACTGTGTGATCTCCACCGGCGGCGGGGCACTGACCTTTGACGAGAATGTACGGACCCTGCGCACCACCGGCAAGATCGTGCTGCTGGACGCGTCTTTTGATGTGATCTGTCAGCGGGTGGGCAACGGCGCCAATCGCCCTTTATTTCGGGATCCGGTGCAGGCCAAGGCGCTGTATGACGCCCGCCAGGCCAAGTATCGTGCAGCGGCAGATTATGCAGTGGACGGCGACGCCTCTGCCCGCAAAACAGCGCTGACCATTGCCGATCTGTTTCGCTAA
- a CDS encoding DMT family transporter — MLTGLTGGALWALDTVILGMALALPVFTGDPRAAILAPFASTFLHDLCSSLWMLGYTGLRRQYKAVWQALRTRGGRFVALGALLGGPVGMTGYVLAINAIGPAYTAIISALYPALGTVLAHFFLKEKLRPTGLIGLALSIGGVIALGYTPGAALPKGQLLGFGCALLCCIGWAAEGVICTYGLQSSTVTNAQALQIRQPVSALTYAIVLLPACKGWGFTAGLFGTRALWIIALSALCGTASYLCYYKALGKLGTGKAMPLNITYAAWSLPFSYLLLHQVPGTKDILCALVVLLGALLAAYEKPQKLEKSNNK; from the coding sequence ATGTTAACCGGACTGACAGGTGGCGCCCTTTGGGCGCTGGACACGGTCATACTGGGCATGGCTCTGGCGCTGCCGGTGTTTACCGGCGACCCCAGAGCAGCGATACTGGCACCCTTTGCCAGCACTTTTTTGCACGACCTGTGCTCTTCCCTGTGGATGCTGGGCTATACCGGGCTGCGCCGCCAATACAAGGCAGTATGGCAAGCGCTACGCACCCGGGGCGGCCGCTTTGTGGCGCTGGGCGCACTACTGGGCGGCCCGGTGGGTATGACCGGCTATGTGCTGGCCATCAACGCCATCGGCCCGGCGTACACCGCCATCATCTCCGCACTGTACCCGGCACTGGGCACGGTGCTGGCCCACTTTTTCTTAAAGGAAAAATTGCGCCCTACCGGCCTGATCGGTCTGGCACTGAGTATTGGCGGGGTGATCGCTTTGGGCTACACCCCCGGCGCGGCGCTGCCAAAGGGACAGCTACTGGGCTTTGGCTGCGCACTGCTGTGCTGTATCGGCTGGGCAGCGGAGGGGGTCATCTGCACCTACGGACTGCAAAGCAGCACCGTCACCAACGCCCAGGCACTGCAAATCCGCCAGCCGGTGTCGGCGCTGACCTATGCCATTGTTTTGCTGCCGGCCTGCAAGGGCTGGGGCTTTACCGCCGGGCTGTTTGGCACGCGAGCACTGTGGATCATCGCCCTGTCCGCCCTGTGCGGCACCGCCTCTTATCTGTGCTACTACAAGGCGCTGGGCAAGCTGGGCACCGGCAAGGCCATGCCCCTGAACATTACTTACGCCGCCTGGTCGCTGCCGTTCTCTTACCTGCTTTTGCACCAGGTCCCCGGCACCAAGGACATACTCTGCGCCCTGGTGGTCCTGCTGGGTGCGCTGCTGGCCGCTTACGAAAAGCCTCAAAAATTGGAAAAATCAAACAACAAATGA
- a CDS encoding NAD-dependent malic enzyme, protein MDYRKESLRLHGEWKGKVEVVARAKVDNKDALSLAYTPGVAEPCLAIQADYNKSWELTRRWNMVAVITDGSAVLGLGDIGPEAGMPVMEGKCVLFKEFGGVDAFPLCVRTKDVDEFVETVYNISGSFGGINLEDIAAPRCFEIEQKLKERCDIPIFHDDQHGTAVVVSAALINATKITGKPLDQCKAVINGSGAAGIAIAKLLLTLGLGDVILCDRTGAIYEGRDKLNASKAEIAAVSNKGKVQGTLAEAVKGTDIFIGVSAPGVLTQEMIRTMNPDPIVLAMANPTPEILPDEAAAAGAKIVGTGRSDFPNQINNVVAFPGIFRGALDVRAAAITENMKIAAAYAIASLVSDAELKPEYILPHAFDPRIKDTVAAAVAEAARKDGVARI, encoded by the coding sequence ATGGATTACAGAAAAGAATCATTAAGACTCCACGGTGAGTGGAAAGGCAAAGTTGAAGTGGTGGCACGGGCCAAGGTGGACAACAAGGACGCCCTGTCCCTGGCCTACACCCCCGGTGTGGCCGAACCCTGTCTGGCGATTCAGGCAGATTACAACAAAAGCTGGGAGCTGACCCGCCGCTGGAATATGGTGGCGGTGATCACCGACGGCTCTGCGGTACTGGGTCTGGGCGACATTGGCCCGGAGGCCGGTATGCCCGTTATGGAGGGCAAATGCGTGCTGTTTAAGGAATTCGGCGGCGTAGACGCCTTCCCCCTGTGTGTACGCACCAAGGACGTGGACGAATTTGTAGAGACGGTGTATAATATCAGCGGTTCCTTTGGCGGGATCAACCTGGAGGATATTGCCGCGCCCCGCTGCTTTGAGATCGAGCAGAAGCTGAAAGAACGCTGCGATATTCCGATTTTCCACGACGATCAGCACGGCACCGCCGTTGTGGTCTCTGCCGCATTGATCAATGCCACAAAAATTACCGGCAAGCCCCTTGATCAGTGTAAGGCCGTGATCAACGGCAGCGGCGCTGCGGGCATTGCCATTGCCAAGCTGCTGCTGACCCTGGGTCTGGGCGATGTGATCCTGTGTGACCGCACCGGCGCCATCTACGAAGGCCGCGATAAATTAAACGCCAGCAAGGCAGAGATCGCCGCCGTGTCCAATAAGGGCAAGGTACAGGGCACCCTGGCAGAAGCGGTAAAGGGCACGGACATCTTCATCGGCGTGTCTGCACCCGGTGTGCTGACCCAGGAGATGATCCGCACCATGAACCCGGATCCCATTGTGCTGGCCATGGCCAACCCCACGCCGGAGATTCTACCGGATGAGGCAGCCGCTGCCGGTGCCAAAATTGTAGGCACCGGGCGCTCCGACTTCCCCAACCAGATCAACAACGTGGTCGCATTCCCCGGTATCTTCCGCGGGGCGTTAGATGTGCGCGCCGCTGCCATTACGGAGAATATGAAGATTGCCGCCGCGTATGCCATCGCCTCCCTGGTCAGCGATGCAGAGTTAAAACCGGAGTATATTCTGCCCCACGCCTTTGATCCCCGGATCAAGGACACCGTGGCCGCCGCTGTGGCAGAAGCTGCACGGAAGGACGGCGTAGCCCGCATTTAA
- the acpP gene encoding acyl carrier protein: MVLDKMKNILVEQLECNPEDITMESLLVDDLGADSLDAIDIVMSVEDTFKVEVPDEIIEKIETVGDIVNYIEDHI, encoded by the coding sequence ATGGTACTGGATAAAATGAAGAACATTTTGGTGGAGCAGCTGGAGTGCAACCCGGAGGACATCACCATGGAGAGCCTGCTGGTAGACGACCTGGGGGCCGACAGTCTGGACGCCATCGACATCGTGATGAGTGTGGAAGATACGTTCAAGGTTGAAGTACCGGACGAGATTATCGAGAAGATCGAGACTGTGGGCGACATTGTCAACTACATTGAGGATCACATCTGA
- a CDS encoding Ldh family oxidoreductase, producing MSKVIVPWDLITNFVTDAFIGYGIPAEDAKICTDVLLESDRRGIESHGCNRFKPIYLDRIKAGIQNPVTQFEILKETPTTAVVDGHNGMGQVIGHRAMQMAIDKAKEYGMGMVAVRNSCHYGIAGYYATMATKAGCIGITGTNARPSVAPTFGVEGMFGTNPLTVGIPTDEDFDFLIDCATSITQNGKIEYYARIGEDVHPGTVIGRDGQPISGDSGEALKKIRSGDAALTTLGGIGEALGGYKGYGYAMVIELLSAVLQDGAYGKDLDGKDENGNIRPYHLGHFFIAIDTDHFLGQELTRKKAGEILRSVRASQKAPGADRIFTAGEKEWEIWQQRKDSGVPINDSVQKEILEVRDELGLTQYKFPWE from the coding sequence ATGTCAAAAGTCATTGTACCCTGGGATCTGATCACCAATTTTGTGACAGACGCTTTCATCGGCTACGGCATTCCCGCAGAGGACGCTAAGATCTGCACGGATGTTTTGCTGGAGTCCGACCGCCGCGGGATTGAAAGCCACGGCTGCAACCGGTTTAAGCCCATTTACCTGGATCGGATCAAAGCCGGGATCCAAAATCCGGTGACCCAGTTTGAGATCTTAAAGGAAACCCCCACCACCGCCGTGGTAGACGGCCACAACGGCATGGGTCAGGTGATCGGCCATCGGGCCATGCAGATGGCCATTGATAAGGCCAAGGAATACGGTATGGGCATGGTGGCCGTGCGCAACAGCTGCCACTACGGCATTGCCGGTTATTACGCCACCATGGCCACCAAGGCCGGCTGCATCGGCATCACCGGCACCAACGCCCGCCCCTCTGTGGCGCCCACCTTTGGTGTGGAGGGTATGTTCGGCACCAATCCGCTGACCGTAGGCATTCCAACCGACGAGGACTTTGACTTTCTCATCGACTGCGCCACCTCCATCACCCAGAACGGCAAGATCGAATATTACGCCCGCATTGGCGAGGACGTGCATCCGGGCACGGTAATCGGGCGGGACGGCCAGCCCATCTCCGGCGACAGCGGCGAGGCGCTGAAGAAGATTCGCAGCGGCGACGCGGCACTGACCACCCTGGGCGGCATTGGCGAAGCCCTGGGCGGCTACAAAGGCTATGGCTACGCCATGGTGATCGAGCTGCTCTCTGCCGTGCTGCAAGACGGTGCCTACGGCAAAGATCTGGACGGCAAGGACGAGAACGGCAACATTCGCCCCTATCACCTGGGTCACTTCTTTATTGCCATTGACACCGATCACTTCCTGGGTCAGGAGCTGACCCGCAAAAAAGCCGGCGAAATCCTCCGCAGTGTGCGTGCCTCTCAAAAAGCGCCCGGCGCCGACCGCATTTTCACCGCCGGCGAAAAAGAGTGGGAGATCTGGCAGCAGCGCAAGGACAGCGGTGTGCCCATCAACGACTCTGTGCAGAAAGAAATTTTGGAAGTTCGGGACGAACTGGGTCTGACCCAGTACAAGTTCCCCTGGGAATAA
- the glpK gene encoding glycerol kinase GlpK, with protein sequence MAKKYILALDQGTTSSRAIIFNKKGEIVAKAQNEFTQHYPENGWVEHDPMEILFSQISAILTVLRKEAVDPKEIAAIGITNQRETTVVWEKETGRPIYNAIVWQCRRTADLCEELKAQGLNDYVKSTTGLLIDAYFSGTKIKWILDHVEGAREQAERGELLFGTIDSWLIWNLTNGKVHVTDYSNACRTMLFDIDKLCWDPFLCEKLGIPMSMLPEVKPSSCIYGEVAKITGIEDIAGVPIAGAIGDQPGALFGQGCFESGQAKNTYGTGCFLLMNTGEKRVDSRSNLLSGIAWGLDGKITYALEGSAFNAGSVIKWLRDELGLIENAPQCDKFAAMVPDSGGLYFVPAFTGLGAPYWDMYARGVMIGLSRGINKFHVCRAVLESITYQMTDLLEAMMKDSDIILKDLRVDGGASVSDIMMQMQADMTGVNVNRPKNVETTALGAAYCAGLATGVWKDTAEIEANRQVDKIFVPSMEEGLRNRKYTDWKRAVERSRNWER encoded by the coding sequence ATGGCAAAGAAGTATATCTTGGCCCTGGACCAGGGAACCACAAGTTCCAGAGCCATCATTTTCAACAAAAAGGGTGAGATCGTCGCCAAGGCGCAAAACGAATTCACCCAGCACTATCCGGAGAACGGCTGGGTAGAGCACGACCCGATGGAAATTCTGTTTAGCCAGATCAGCGCCATACTGACCGTGCTGCGCAAGGAAGCGGTGGATCCCAAGGAGATCGCTGCCATCGGCATTACCAATCAGAGAGAGACCACCGTGGTGTGGGAGAAGGAGACCGGTCGTCCCATTTATAACGCCATCGTGTGGCAGTGCCGCCGCACGGCGGACCTGTGCGAGGAATTGAAGGCGCAGGGGCTGAACGATTATGTAAAGAGCACCACCGGTCTGCTGATCGACGCCTACTTTAGCGGCACCAAGATCAAGTGGATCTTGGACCATGTGGAGGGCGCCCGGGAGCAGGCGGAGCGGGGCGAGCTGCTGTTCGGCACCATTGACAGCTGGCTGATCTGGAACCTGACCAACGGCAAAGTGCATGTGACCGATTACTCCAATGCCTGCCGCACCATGCTCTTTGACATTGACAAGCTGTGTTGGGACCCGTTTTTATGTGAAAAGCTGGGCATTCCCATGTCCATGCTGCCGGAGGTAAAGCCATCCAGCTGCATTTACGGCGAAGTGGCTAAGATCACCGGCATTGAGGACATTGCCGGTGTGCCCATTGCAGGCGCCATCGGTGACCAGCCGGGTGCGCTCTTCGGCCAGGGCTGCTTTGAGTCCGGCCAGGCCAAGAATACATACGGCACCGGCTGCTTTTTGCTGATGAACACCGGCGAAAAGCGGGTAGACTCTCGTTCCAACCTGCTCTCCGGCATTGCCTGGGGACTGGACGGCAAGATCACCTATGCGCTGGAAGGCTCCGCCTTTAACGCCGGCAGTGTGATCAAGTGGCTGCGCGATGAGCTGGGGCTGATTGAGAACGCGCCCCAGTGCGACAAATTCGCCGCCATGGTGCCAGATTCCGGCGGACTGTACTTTGTGCCGGCCTTTACCGGGCTGGGCGCTCCCTACTGGGATATGTATGCCCGCGGGGTCATGATCGGTCTGTCCCGTGGGATCAACAAATTCCATGTATGCCGCGCGGTACTGGAAAGCATTACCTACCAAATGACCGACCTGCTGGAAGCCATGATGAAGGATTCCGACATTATCCTCAAGGACCTTCGGGTGGACGGTGGCGCTTCCGTCAGCGATATTATGATGCAGATGCAGGCGGATATGACCGGCGTAAATGTGAATCGACCCAAGAATGTGGAGACCACAGCCCTGGGCGCTGCCTACTGTGCCGGGCTGGCTACCGGTGTGTGGAAAGACACGGCGGAGATCGAGGCCAACCGCCAAGTAGACAAGATTTTTGTGCCCTCCATGGAAGAGGGGCTACGCAACCGGAAGTACACCGACTGGAAGCGGGCGGTAGAGCGCTCCAGAAACTGGGAACGCTAA
- a CDS encoding ABC transporter permease, which yields MPKVKKLKRALAHDTRVFQKYRNLLMELTRKNIKLKYRDSWIGILWSFLQPLLNMIVLSVVFSGIFGRSNKGVICYPVFLFTGRLMFDFFTSSTKQAMTSFRRNAGIIKKVYVPKYMYPLSSILSCYVTFAISLLCLVSVWIFFKLTGISNGHALHLNGYAVLFFVPMFILLVFCTGVGMILSVLSVYFRDVEYIWDVLCHLLFYMVPIIYPLHRITSDWIVVLIKINPLYSMIELFRQCILYGQMMTWNLLLYASVVSLVTLAVGLFVFNKCSDKLIFHL from the coding sequence ATGCCGAAGGTAAAAAAATTAAAGCGCGCGCTTGCGCACGATACACGGGTGTTCCAAAAGTATCGAAACCTGCTAATGGAGCTGACCCGTAAGAATATTAAGTTAAAGTACAGGGACTCCTGGATCGGTATTTTGTGGAGTTTTTTGCAGCCGCTGCTGAACATGATCGTGCTTTCCGTGGTGTTCAGCGGAATCTTTGGCCGCAGCAACAAGGGCGTGATCTGCTACCCGGTATTCCTGTTTACCGGCCGGTTGATGTTTGATTTCTTTACATCTTCCACCAAACAGGCGATGACCTCCTTCCGCCGCAATGCGGGGATCATCAAGAAGGTCTATGTGCCCAAGTATATGTATCCGCTTAGCTCCATTCTCTCTTGCTATGTAACCTTCGCTATCTCGCTGCTTTGCCTGGTGAGCGTGTGGATCTTCTTTAAGCTCACCGGAATCAGCAACGGCCACGCCCTGCACCTAAACGGCTACGCGGTGCTGTTCTTTGTACCCATGTTTATTTTGCTGGTGTTCTGCACCGGCGTGGGTATGATCCTGTCCGTGCTGTCCGTTTATTTCCGGGATGTGGAGTATATTTGGGATGTGCTGTGTCACCTGCTGTTTTATATGGTGCCCATCATTTATCCTCTGCACCGCATTACCTCCGACTGGATCGTGGTGCTTATTAAGATCAACCCACTTTATTCGATGATCGAGCTGTTCCGCCAGTGTATTCTGTATGGCCAAATGATGACCTGGAATTTGCTGCTGTATGCCTCGGTGGTATCGCTGGTCACCCTGGCTGTCGGGCTGTTCGTCTTTAATAAGTGTAGCGACAAGCTGATCTTCCACCTGTAA